One stretch of Methyloversatilis sp. RAC08 DNA includes these proteins:
- a CDS encoding SpoIIE family protein phosphatase, translated as MSHTQVSAEDLTLPVDQPPVRPMTVLVVDDTLIGRATVSALVRRLGYRCIEASDGAAALQAFRSVRPDIVLMDVVMPGMDGLQATRELRRLCAGIWLPILLLSARSDDEDMIAGLEAGADDYLTKPIRRAILAAKLSACARQLALQADMNNYRAEQEAEIEFARAVIERQVKGKAVADSRVRYSVTPTTQFSGDIVAVSRSPSGALYALLADATGHGLAAAISVLPVLQVFFGMAAKNLSLGLMAGEINRHLMSSLPVGRFVAASMVRLGNGFGELWVGGTPDILWLNKQGVVFERFASANLPLGIDADDPVNVPPRHFRWSPGDQLVLCSDGLLEAQSPASEAFGSHRLEAVLRDTLPTQRHDAVRKALAMHLDGASAHDDVSLLVINLD; from the coding sequence ATGAGCCACACGCAAGTCAGTGCGGAAGACCTGACGCTGCCGGTCGATCAGCCGCCCGTGAGACCGATGACGGTACTGGTGGTCGACGACACCCTGATCGGCCGCGCGACTGTCAGCGCGCTCGTGCGTCGGCTGGGCTATCGCTGCATCGAAGCGTCTGACGGAGCGGCTGCGCTGCAGGCTTTTCGCAGCGTGCGTCCCGACATCGTGCTGATGGATGTCGTCATGCCCGGCATGGACGGCCTGCAGGCCACACGCGAACTGCGCCGCCTGTGCGCCGGCATCTGGCTGCCCATCCTGCTGCTGTCCGCGCGGTCAGACGATGAAGACATGATTGCCGGTCTGGAGGCCGGGGCCGACGACTACCTCACCAAGCCGATCCGGCGCGCCATCCTGGCGGCCAAGTTGTCTGCCTGTGCGCGTCAGCTGGCATTGCAGGCAGACATGAACAATTACCGCGCCGAGCAGGAAGCGGAAATCGAGTTCGCGCGTGCCGTCATCGAGCGCCAGGTGAAGGGCAAGGCCGTCGCCGACTCGCGGGTGCGCTATTCGGTGACGCCGACGACCCAGTTCTCCGGCGACATCGTTGCGGTGTCGCGCTCCCCGTCCGGTGCGCTGTACGCGCTGCTGGCCGATGCCACGGGTCATGGGCTGGCTGCAGCGATCAGCGTGCTGCCGGTGCTGCAGGTGTTTTTCGGCATGGCGGCCAAGAACCTCTCGCTCGGCCTGATGGCCGGCGAAATCAACCGCCACCTGATGTCCTCCCTGCCGGTCGGCCGCTTTGTCGCGGCGAGCATGGTCCGACTGGGAAATGGCTTCGGCGAGCTTTGGGTCGGCGGCACGCCGGACATCCTGTGGCTGAACAAGCAAGGCGTGGTGTTCGAGCGATTCGCGTCCGCCAATCTGCCGCTGGGCATCGACGCCGACGATCCGGTCAACGTCCCGCCGCGCCATTTCCGGTGGAGCCCGGGCGACCAGCTCGTTCTGTGTTCGGACGGTCTGCTCGAAGCGCAGTCACCAGCCAGTGAAGCGTTCGGCAGCCACCGTCTCGAAGCGGTGTTGCGCGACACCCTGCCCACGCAACGCCACGATGCGGTGCGCAAGGCGCTCGCCATGCATCTGGACGGGGCATCGGCGCATGACGACGTGTCCCTGTTGGTGATCAATCTCGACTGA
- a CDS encoding ANTAR domain-containing response regulator translates to MAVLNVLVVDESRKRAAEICAGLACAGYQVAAVLSSAYDLHLRVEELKPDVILIQTDSPSRDTLEHMAAMDREKPRPVIVFANESDSKTIRRAMKAGVSAYVVDGLEAKRIKPIIDVALAQFEEHQELRRARDEARQKLSDRITIDRAKGVLMKLRGIEEDAAYHTLRKLAMERGKTIAAVSEDLLATARLLG, encoded by the coding sequence ATGGCTGTTCTCAATGTTCTGGTGGTCGATGAATCGCGCAAGCGCGCGGCGGAAATCTGCGCCGGGCTCGCCTGCGCCGGCTATCAGGTGGCTGCCGTGCTGTCGAGCGCCTACGACCTGCATCTCAGGGTCGAGGAGCTCAAACCCGACGTCATCTTGATCCAGACCGATTCGCCATCTCGCGACACCCTGGAACACATGGCTGCGATGGACCGGGAAAAGCCGCGTCCGGTCATCGTGTTCGCCAACGAATCCGATAGCAAGACCATCCGCCGCGCCATGAAGGCCGGCGTGTCGGCCTATGTGGTCGACGGGCTGGAAGCCAAGCGCATCAAGCCCATCATCGATGTGGCCCTGGCGCAGTTCGAGGAACATCAGGAACTGCGGCGCGCGCGCGATGAGGCGCGGCAGAAGCTGTCGGACCGCATCACCATCGATCGCGCCAAGGGTGTGCTGATGAAGCTGCGCGGCATCGAGGAGGATGCTGCGTACCACACGCTGCGCAAGCTGGCGATGGAACGCGGCAAGACAATAGCCGCCGTCAGCGAAGACCTGCTCGCGACCGCCCGACTGCTCGGCTGA